The window atgtaattaaattttatttacatataaattttgtaaagtaatgtaattaatcttttttatgtgtaagaaaaattaattacgttattttacaaaaattaaatggagtagttcaaaattacttacagtaacaataataaaaaatagtacaaaagggaaaaacaatATGAAAGGGAAAATTTTATGAGATGATGCCAAGTGTGTCgtcaaacattaattaaacacGAATTTTagtacaatttttaaatttaattttaaatcttttttataaagtaattttttagtACCTTCTTCATTGAGGTATAGTGGCTGGATTTAGATTTAGATGTAGATTTTATTTCtgatttaattcaaaaaaaattaatatttaatttaatctttatgATTGTGTTAAATGTCTTACAAGAATTATTCACTCACtgtataaataatataagcTATTTTAATCGaacatgtttaatttaatagagTTACTTGAGGTTTGAAgtaaaaattgtgaaaattgaTTTAGCCGTGAGGtccataatataataaattaataagtcATAATAGAATTCATATTTTTGAAGTCGTGGATCTATAAAAGGGCCCCTAAGAACTTTTTGGGATGGCTCTCTCCATCCAACGAACCTCTTTCCTCTAGCCCCAAACACCAACATTACATTCATATCAAAAGCAATGAGTTGGTGTCTAAAAAATACTAGCCaagtaaaataagaaaattgttcaaaGATTTAACCACAGAatcaaaaaaattacaaattacaaattagtaaaatgtagaaaattataacaatCTCATCATCAAATTGAAGCATTCAAATAAAACAGCTAAAAATGCACCTAGCACGCTTTACCGCTATATGCTCCACCCATCTTCCAAAATAACTCATCATCTTGGTTGCCATAGACATTATCTCTACTTCTTGCACAATAATCAACAATCCTCTTTGTGACCTCCACCTTGTTCTTACACTCCTTCATCAATCTCTCGAATTCTGCCCTCGGCAATTGAAATTTGACCTGCACAGGCTTAGCAGCACCATCGTCGGTTGATGACCTCTGAGGATCGAATCGAAGAGTTTGGAGGTCGGAAAGCGAACGACGAGAGAGCAAAAGGCACTCAAGGCGGTCAGATGCAGACAAATTATGAAGGTCGGAACAAGTGCGACGAAGCGAACAATGGTCGCGAGGGAGTGTTGGCAATTGGAGGAGGAAGTAAAGGGTTTTAGGTTCGAGGTGACAGTGAGGGTCCAAAGGCTTTGCTCGGAGGCCAAACAGTTTGAGGGATTTGGATTCATAAAGAAGGTGACTTGGATAATGGCTTGTGACTTCGTATGCTGTGGTTGGAAgtgttattttgatggtttcTCCATTGATTTTCATGACTTTtgttgttctcttttttcttcttgatcCTCTCCCTATTGCATTtcccatctttttctttcgcTCTTTGTGTTTCTCGATCTCTTTGgagtttctatatatatatatattataagagTGGTGGGAACAATATGGAATAGTTTAATATTAagctctctttctctctcatttcacATTGTAGATTTTTGGACTTTGAGGTTAATAATTGTAGGGCGTGGGTGATtaaaatgtcaactttttaaatgaattaatttgtttattctaCGTGCAtcctttttataaattttaaaatgtaactCAGTTAGTAAAGTTTTAGAATCCAATTTATGAATAagagtaaattaaattaaatataaattgatattgaGGAGAATAActttagattaaaattaatccATTGTCATTATAGattaattaaggataaaaATGTTAGTTGATAAATCACGAAATTGAAGGGATTGAAGCccatatattaaatatcaattcGGTTATCTctaatatttgttattgaaaaattgcatcaaatgacaaaaacatttagaaaaaaatagttcatgacacctatttttttcatattgcgaatatgataaaattagtaATATTATGGTTATCAGACAATAATCATAGGACTATCAAAAGGCTATCAAACGATTATTTGATGAGTTATTGATTAGTTTTATCTTGATaatctaaatccaataaaGTAACAtcctaaattatttaatgaatcTTGAActgtatgtagagacatacatggatcaatgtttgatatataacttaaaaggTATATGATATAaggataaggttgggtaccttattttagtaacactatggatacgactaactttgtatttgatacaaacataATGATATAATGCTTTCGTGTAAGTGACATGTGAGTGAGTGTATCCTACCCAATGAGTTTTCATATAAGACCGAACCACAAAATAGTAACAATTAGATGTAACtctgttaactagttaggtttctatttcattaggagaCCTAGATAATTTAGTattaatcttgagtgtattatgaacttctgtttGCAAGGAATTGTCTTTTGATTTGTACTAGTGAGATTAGTCAAATTGTCAACTCAATATGCTTAgcattttggggacaagaccgagtggGAAGCTGAAAACGTAATCACACAAGATAGAATTCACTCATTCCTGACTTTAGAGTAAGTTGAcgagtgttcccttaaatggtgtcttgAATTTGAACAAAGGGCTCTACCTTCTCTGGAACGAGatgggtttcttttttgtggttggaccataaacatgTTCATTAGAACAGCAAtggtatttaaggactagaagTAACACATGGTTAAACGGTAATTTGACTCAAttggtgttacgaacacttgtaaaggactaacttactataCTTATTGGTTTATATCCAtagacacaaaaatatatctacagtgagaagagttcaactGTGAGtttttagtggagtgtacacacaattaacgaatattaattaatgagattaatgagtttagccaattgatctcatatcgttgtagtTTTGATCTATAGGTCCCTTAGATCTCATTCTTAGCTCGTATAGAgtaataagatttatttgtattgattgtaatttgaaatgttcaaatttactttgaaaattaatataatgtatggtaATACATTATagtataaagtttatatttttaattaaactttattatataaatttaattttggatatgattcaaaattaatttaggaatgaataaaatatttattcaaatattaatttaatataaattagattaatattaaaactataggttaaaatttaatgggTATATGATACACATTAAAATTATaggttatgagagaaatttatatttgaatatgattcaaatttggattaaattaaatataagatatttaattagagaattaattaatagttttgtttaattttatttaattaaattaaaactataggttatgtgagagatattcatttaaatatgatttaaatgaaatattaattaactacgattgttgagcaagaaatttcggtcaattaaattatgtcaCGTCATCACAGCAAAATtgtgataattataatttgattgaattttttgtaGTCAAGTTTTCTCATATCCAATCCAATGCAAGCCCTTGATGAAAAATCGAGCCAAACAAGGGGGCCCGAACCCACCAAGAAATGGACCC of the Cucumis sativus cultivar 9930 chromosome 3, Cucumber_9930_V3, whole genome shotgun sequence genome contains:
- the LOC101208832 gene encoding uncharacterized protein At1g66480; this translates as MKINGETIKITLPTTAYEVTSHYPSHLLYESKSLKLFGLRAKPLDPHCHLEPKTLYFLLQLPTLPRDHCSLRRTCSDLHNLSASDRLECLLLSRRSLSDLQTLRFDPQRSSTDDGAAKPVQVKFQLPRAEFERLMKECKNKVEVTKRIVDYCARSRDNVYGNQDDELFWKMGGAYSGKAC